A region from the Sandaracinus amylolyticus genome encodes:
- the ruvA gene encoding Holliday junction branch migration protein RuvA, translating into MIGRLRGQIVDRGVDGTVVLDVAGVGYEVSVPLGALGRLPTPPEAVTLHVHTHVREDAIALFGFATPEDRAAFRTLMTVSSIGPKLALAVLSHLDARGLADAVARQDPSRFKGIPGVGKKIADRLVLELRDKLGFVTAGSSSGSVGAPIAMPIPIPSGPLGQVASALVSMGFKPGEAERAVAAITPGADGKSVDVLLREALSSLG; encoded by the coding sequence GTGATCGGGCGTCTTCGCGGGCAGATCGTGGATCGGGGGGTCGACGGAACGGTGGTCCTCGACGTCGCGGGCGTCGGGTACGAGGTGTCGGTGCCGCTCGGCGCGCTGGGGCGCCTCCCCACTCCGCCCGAAGCCGTGACGCTGCACGTCCACACCCACGTGCGCGAGGACGCGATCGCGCTGTTCGGGTTCGCCACACCCGAGGATCGCGCGGCGTTCCGCACGCTGATGACGGTCTCGTCGATCGGCCCGAAGCTCGCGCTCGCGGTGCTCTCGCACCTCGACGCGCGTGGCCTCGCCGACGCCGTCGCGCGCCAAGATCCCAGTCGTTTCAAGGGGATCCCCGGGGTCGGCAAGAAGATCGCGGACCGCCTGGTGCTCGAGCTGCGCGACAAGCTCGGGTTCGTCACCGCGGGCTCGTCGTCGGGCAGCGTCGGCGCGCCGATCGCGATGCCGATCCCGATCCCGAGCGGCCCGCTGGGCCAGGTCGCGTCGGCGCTGGTCTCGATGGGCTTCAAGCCCGGCGAGGCGGAGCGCGCGGTCGCCGCGATCACGCCGGGCGCCGACGGCAAGTCGGTGGACGTGCTGCTGCGCGAAGCGCTCTCGTCGCTGGGTTGA
- a CDS encoding RNA polymerase sigma factor → MESHEGAKASGEIPADVSGRLPVVAPVDLASAFRAYGRYVAWIGMRILGRPEDVDDLVQDVFLDAVRGMERLRDPGAAKAWLGTLTVRKARRVLRKRRMMRFLGVDEGADYGEIVDETASSAERVMIADLYRMLDTLPTEERLAWTLRHLEGEQLERVAELCGCSLATVKRRIAAAHAVMGGELGDV, encoded by the coding sequence GTGGAGTCGCACGAGGGCGCGAAGGCCTCGGGAGAGATCCCGGCGGACGTCTCGGGCCGGCTGCCCGTGGTGGCGCCGGTGGATCTCGCGTCGGCGTTCCGGGCGTACGGCCGCTACGTCGCGTGGATCGGGATGCGCATCCTCGGGCGGCCCGAGGACGTCGACGACCTCGTGCAGGACGTCTTCCTGGACGCGGTGCGCGGGATGGAGCGGCTGCGCGATCCCGGCGCGGCGAAGGCCTGGTTGGGCACGCTGACGGTGCGTAAGGCACGTCGAGTGCTGCGCAAGCGACGGATGATGCGCTTCCTCGGCGTGGACGAGGGCGCGGACTACGGAGAGATCGTGGACGAGACCGCCTCGTCCGCGGAGCGCGTGATGATCGCGGATCTGTATCGGATGCTCGACACCTTGCCGACCGAAGAGCGGCTCGCTTGGACATTGCGACACCTCGAAGGGGAACAGCTCGAGCGAGTGGCCGAGCTCTGCGGGTGCTCGCTCGCGACGGTCAAGCGGCGGATCGCGGCGGCGCACGCGGTCATGGGGGGAGAGCTGGGCGATGTCTGA
- a CDS encoding FecR family protein, translating to MTRAAKQHVSIEWDAARAAHLAERASARQRRRTLARGALGAGVVAFAAGFLLILGVRHTPAATHEPGAIAHATPGEGHGVLRFAEGSVATPLDASSELVVASVRDDEIVVDVVRGGGRFEVTPGLPRRFRVRAGEVVVTVLGTVFTVRREGAGASVEVERGRVQVSWEPDGSAVLGAGESDAFPRAMATVTVASEPTSAPAPVVEAEEIARAIVVDEPAHEPAPRPRDRRARAVERVEPTDEEPELAPEVELAEWRALAEQGRFDEGYGLLLADSSVLPSRDLEALMQAADVARLSGHPSESLAYLRRALAVGRGDPRAPMVAFTLGRVLLQQLGRPSDAAAAFAQCRAMAPDGSLAQDALAREVEAWHRAGDAEQARERALEYLRLHPHGLRASAVRRYGGIE from the coding sequence ATGACGCGTGCGGCGAAGCAGCACGTGAGCATCGAGTGGGACGCGGCGAGGGCCGCGCATCTCGCGGAACGTGCGAGCGCGCGGCAGCGTCGTCGCACGCTCGCGCGCGGCGCGCTGGGTGCGGGCGTGGTCGCGTTCGCCGCGGGGTTCCTGCTGATCCTCGGCGTGCGACACACGCCAGCCGCGACGCACGAGCCCGGCGCGATCGCGCACGCCACGCCGGGCGAGGGGCACGGTGTGCTCCGCTTTGCCGAGGGCTCGGTGGCGACGCCGCTCGACGCGAGCTCGGAGCTCGTGGTCGCGTCGGTGCGAGACGACGAGATCGTCGTGGACGTGGTGCGCGGCGGTGGTCGCTTCGAGGTCACGCCCGGGCTGCCGCGTCGCTTCCGCGTGCGCGCGGGCGAGGTCGTCGTGACGGTGCTCGGGACCGTGTTCACGGTGCGGCGCGAGGGCGCGGGCGCGAGCGTCGAGGTCGAGCGCGGGCGCGTGCAGGTCTCGTGGGAGCCCGACGGGAGCGCAGTGCTGGGCGCGGGCGAGAGCGACGCGTTCCCGCGCGCGATGGCGACGGTCACGGTCGCGAGCGAGCCGACGAGCGCGCCCGCGCCGGTCGTCGAGGCGGAAGAGATCGCGAGGGCGATCGTCGTCGACGAGCCCGCGCACGAGCCGGCGCCGCGTCCGCGCGATCGTCGCGCGCGCGCCGTCGAGCGCGTCGAGCCGACGGACGAAGAGCCCGAGCTCGCGCCGGAGGTCGAGCTCGCGGAGTGGCGCGCGCTCGCCGAGCAGGGCCGCTTCGACGAAGGCTACGGGCTCCTGCTCGCCGACTCGTCGGTGCTGCCGTCGCGGGATCTCGAGGCGCTCATGCAGGCCGCCGACGTGGCGCGCCTCTCGGGACATCCGAGCGAGTCGCTCGCGTACCTGCGCCGCGCGCTCGCCGTGGGCCGCGGTGATCCGCGCGCGCCGATGGTCGCGTTCACGCTGGGCCGCGTGCTCCTGCAGCAGCTCGGGCGTCCGAGCGACGCCGCCGCGGCGTTCGCGCAGTGTCGCGCGATGGCGCCCGACGGCTCGCTCGCGCAGGACGCGCTCGCGCGCGAGGTCGAGGCGTGGCACCGCGCCGGTGACGCAGAACAGGCGCGCGAACGCGCGCTGGAGTACCTTCGCCTGCATCCACACGGGCTCCGCGCGAGCGCCGTGCGGCGCTATGGAGGCATCGAGTAG